The Hydrogenobacter thermophilus TK-6 genome window below encodes:
- a CDS encoding ABC transporter permease produces MRNLPTFPIAIIMLFVIFALFADFIAPYPYDLQSRKTPYHPPTRIHIVKDGRITFPYVNPYVMEDPIFKSYRENKKVSCKIEFFTKTPYGFKLFGVKAPCKIHLLGADKLGRDVFSRLVYGARVSMFIGLVGITVTFLVGSLVGGFSGYMGGKVDSFIMRIVEVLLAIPTFYLMLSLRSVFPLTMGSFEVFLMVVFIISFIGWAGLARVIRGMVLSIREKEFVQSAKTYGAGTFRILTKHILPNTYYYLIVSATLSFPGYILGESALSFLGLGVQEPQPSWGNMLSDARNVNLISSYPWILSPGVAIFLLVMAFNLLGDELLRRQK; encoded by the coding sequence ATGAGGAATCTCCCCACCTTTCCTATAGCTATAATAATGCTTTTTGTCATCTTTGCCCTCTTTGCAGATTTTATAGCACCCTATCCTTATGACCTTCAGAGTAGAAAGACACCCTACCACCCTCCTACGAGGATACACATAGTAAAAGACGGTAGGATAACCTTTCCTTATGTGAATCCTTATGTGATGGAAGACCCCATCTTTAAGTCATACAGAGAAAATAAGAAGGTTTCCTGCAAAATAGAGTTTTTCACGAAAACTCCCTATGGGTTTAAACTCTTTGGGGTAAAAGCACCTTGCAAGATACATCTTTTGGGTGCGGACAAGCTGGGGAGGGATGTGTTTTCAAGACTTGTCTATGGGGCAAGGGTGTCTATGTTTATAGGTCTTGTTGGTATAACGGTTACTTTTCTGGTAGGCTCCTTGGTGGGCGGCTTTTCCGGATACATGGGTGGTAAGGTAGATAGCTTCATCATGCGTATAGTAGAGGTCCTTTTGGCTATACCTACCTTTTACCTTATGCTATCTCTCAGAAGTGTATTTCCCTTAACTATGGGAAGCTTTGAGGTGTTTCTTATGGTGGTCTTCATAATATCTTTTATTGGATGGGCAGGTCTTGCGAGGGTGATAAGGGGTATGGTCCTTTCCATCAGGGAAAAGGAATTTGTGCAAAGCGCAAAAACTTACGGCGCAGGAACTTTTAGAATACTCACCAAGCACATACTACCCAACACCTACTACTACCTTATAGTCTCTGCCACTCTGTCCTTCCCTGGCTACATACTGGGCGAATCGGCTTTGAGCTTTCTGGGGCTTGGGGTGCAAGAGCCACAACCCAGCTGGGGAAACATGCTCTCCGATGCAAGAAATGTAAACCTCATATCCTCCTATCCTTGGATACTCTCTCCCGGCGTTGCCATATTTCTTTTAGTCATGGCTTTTAACCTGCTGGGTGATGAACTCCTAAGGAGACAAAAATGA
- a CDS encoding UDP-glucose dehydrogenase family protein, whose amino-acid sequence MRITVVGGGYVGLTTGICFSHLGYEVKVVEKVPQKVSMLNEGVVPIYEPGLEDMLKDSLRLKRISFTTDLVEGLEFSEVIFICVGTPQQEDGSADLSQVEEVARLTAEHMESYKLLVEKSTVPVNTHKLIKKTLQRYMKRHVEFDVASNPEFLREGSAVKDFLEPDRIVVGIESERAKNLLQKLYEPIKAPILFTDPATAELIKHASNSFLAMKISFINMISDLCEKTGADVKLVADGMGYDKRIGRAFLDAGIGWGGSCFPKDVRAFIKMAEDYGVDFSLLREVDKINARRIENFLEKVKNALWSLKNKKLAVWGLSFKPNTDDIREAPSIKIVSALLREGAKLQLYDPKAMGNFRRIFPEGEDLIYAQGMYEAIKGCDALLILTEWEEFKKADLERVKHLLKLPVVIDGRNIYEPAHMRELGFEYYCMGRR is encoded by the coding sequence ATGAGGATAACGGTGGTAGGTGGCGGATATGTAGGATTAACAACGGGTATTTGCTTCTCACATCTGGGATACGAGGTAAAGGTGGTAGAGAAAGTTCCACAGAAGGTGAGCATGCTAAACGAGGGTGTTGTTCCCATATACGAGCCTGGACTTGAGGATATGCTAAAAGATAGCCTAAGGCTAAAAAGGATAAGCTTTACCACTGACTTGGTTGAAGGACTTGAGTTTTCTGAGGTAATATTCATATGCGTAGGCACACCCCAGCAGGAAGATGGTTCTGCCGACCTTTCGCAGGTGGAAGAGGTGGCAAGACTTACCGCAGAGCATATGGAATCTTATAAACTCCTTGTAGAAAAGTCCACAGTGCCTGTAAACACCCACAAGCTTATAAAGAAGACACTGCAAAGATACATGAAAAGACATGTAGAATTTGATGTAGCCTCTAACCCTGAATTTTTGAGGGAAGGGAGTGCAGTAAAGGACTTTTTAGAGCCAGACAGAATAGTTGTAGGAATTGAGAGTGAGAGGGCAAAAAACCTTCTGCAAAAGCTTTATGAACCTATAAAGGCACCCATACTTTTCACGGATCCCGCCACTGCGGAGCTTATAAAGCACGCTTCCAACTCCTTCTTAGCTATGAAGATCTCCTTTATAAACATGATCTCAGACCTTTGTGAAAAGACTGGAGCTGATGTAAAGCTGGTGGCGGATGGTATGGGTTATGACAAGAGGATAGGGAGAGCTTTTTTGGATGCGGGTATAGGATGGGGAGGGAGCTGTTTTCCGAAGGATGTAAGGGCTTTTATAAAGATGGCCGAGGATTACGGAGTTGACTTTTCACTTCTTAGAGAGGTGGATAAAATAAATGCCAGAAGGATAGAAAACTTTCTTGAGAAGGTAAAAAACGCACTCTGGAGCCTAAAAAATAAAAAGCTTGCTGTGTGGGGACTTTCCTTTAAACCCAACACGGATGACATAAGAGAGGCGCCATCTATAAAGATAGTGTCTGCACTGCTCAGAGAAGGAGCCAAGCTGCAGCTTTACGACCCTAAAGCTATGGGCAACTTCAGAAGGATATTTCCAGAGGGGGAGGACCTTATTTACGCTCAGGGCATGTACGAAGCCATAAAAGGATGTGATGCTCTTCTTATTCTTACCGAGTGGGAAGAGTTTAAAAAGGCAGACCTTGAAAGGGTAAAGCATCTTTTAAAACTCCCCGTAGTTATAGACGGTAGGAATATTTATGAGCCTGCTCATATGAGAGAGCTGGGTTTTGAGTATTACTGTATGGGAAGGCGATGA